The following coding sequences are from one Lolium rigidum isolate FL_2022 chromosome 6, APGP_CSIRO_Lrig_0.1, whole genome shotgun sequence window:
- the LOC124662262 gene encoding F-box/FBD/LRR-repeat protein At5g44980-like, translating to MEAVAAAASAAAAAARDLAAAAAKDAAAAAATAKEKKAAAKEAAAAASTAELNAEQAAARASALALDAKEAVAVAAAATAAAAAQASRKRKFHLVDDQAPSDGDFISRLPDHLLDTILLRIPAKERVRTQAISRRWRPLWRSTPLDLLADYDLKSKGRNTVDLIHKIISEHPGPARRFSFRLSITDCYHELVGWIGSRALDNLQELELDYTHTHSSNDRKKMYMWQLPSAVFRFAPTLRVAKFHHCIFPDFIVQLALKFPRLKQLTLDMVTMSEDALQSLLSGCTLLESLELRDNLGIGRLCISSQTLKSLGFSADSRNKGVLLQELVVEDAPSLERLLPLDPKYGPTTIRIISAPKLKILGILSEDISELQFGNTVFQKMIVVGLATKMHTVRVLALGSAGPNQDTVANFLKCFPNLERLYVIFQPSMDKDDVLKYDPIECLELHLKVVVLKNYNSITGSSISFAKFFILNAKVLKEMKISLVYHRKQNWFANQRRLLQIENRASQDARIELTCGRGSRDNFTHNRHTHDLSMADPFDIPSGECYDCMELIRKKSLLL from the exons atggaggcggtggcggcggcggcctcggctgcggctgcggctgccaGGGACTTGGCGGCGGCTGCTGCGAAGGATGCAGCGGCGGCTGCAGCGACTGCCAAGGAGAAGAAGGCTGCCGCGAAGGAGGCGGCTGCGGCGGCTTCGACCGCGGAGTTGAATGCCGAGCAGGCGGCTGCGAGGGCTTCCGCTTTGGCACTAGATGCGAAGGAGGCTGTTGCCGTGGCGGCcgctgcgacggcggcggcggcggcgcaagcTTCCAGGAAGCGTAAGTTCCATCTGGTCGACGACCAAGCTCCATCCGATGGGGATTTCATCAGCCGCCTCCCCGACCACCTCCTCGACACAATCCTCTTGCGTATCCCCGCCAAGGAGCGCGTCCGCACGCAGGCCATCTCTCGCCGGTGGCGCCCGCTCTGGCGCTCCACTCCTCTCGACCTGTTGGCGGACTACGACCTCAAGAGCAAGGGCCGTAACACCGTCGACTTGATCCACAAGATCATCTCCGAGCACCCCGGCCCTGCGCGCCGCTTCTCGTTCCGCCTCTCCATCACCGACTGTTACCACGAGCTCGTAGGCTGGATTGGTTCTCGGGCCCTGGACAATCTGCAGGAGCTCGAGCTCGACTACACCCACACTCACTCGTCCAATGACAGGAAGAAGATGTACATGTGGCAGCTGCCATCGGCTGTGTTTCGGTTCGCGCCCACACTCCGCGTGGCCAAATTTCACCACTGCATTTTCCCCGACTTTATTGTTCAGCTGGCCCTCAAGTTTCCGCGCCTCAAGCAGCTCACCCTGGATATGGTCACCATGTCGGAGGATGCTCTTCAGAGCTTGCTCTCTGGCTGCACTCTACTGGAAAGCCTTGAGCTCAGGGACAATCTCGGCATTGGTCGCCTATGCATCAGCTCCCAAACTCTCAAGAGTTTAGGCTTCAGCGCCGACAGTAGGAACAAAGGTGTCCTCTTACAAGAATTGGTCGTCGAGGACGCCCCGTCCCTCGAGAGATTGCTGCCACTTGATCCAAAGTATGGTCCAACGACTATACGGATAATCTCGGCGCCTAAACTGAAGATATTGGGTATACTATCTGAAGACATATCAGAACTTCAGTTCGGAAACACGGTTTTTCAG AAAATGATTGTTGTCGGCTTGGCAACCAAAATGCACACCGTGAGGGTTTTGGCTCTTGGATCTGCTGGCCCCAATCAGGATACGGTGGCTAACTTCCTCAAGTGCTTCCCAAACTTGGAGAGGCTGTATGTCATT TTCCAGCCATCGATGGATAAGGATGATGTCCTGAAGTATGATCCCATTGAATGCCTTGAGCTCCATCTCAAAGTAGTTGTGTTGAAGAATTATAACAGCATCACGGGGTCATCTATTAGCTTCGCCAAGTTCTTTATTTTGAATGCGAAAGTGCTAAAGGAAATGAAAATCTCATTGGTTTACCACCGCAAGCAAAACTGGTTTGCTAATCAACGCAGGCTGCTACAAATTGAAAATAGAGCTTCTCAAGATGCTCGAATTGAACTGACATGTGGTCGTGGTTCTAGGGATAATTTCACACACAACAGGCATACCCATGATTTGTCAATGGCTGATCCGTTTGACATCCCCTCCGGAGAATGCTATGATTGTATGGAGCTAATAAGGAAGAAATCACTTCTACTTTGA
- the LOC124663369 gene encoding DNA mismatch repair protein MLH1-like isoform X2 has protein sequence MDVDDPTPRGGGEPPRIRRLEESVVNRIAAGEVIQRPSSAVKELVENSIDAGASTVSVTVKDGGLKLIQVSDDGHGIRFEDLPILCERHTTSKLSAYEDLQTITSMGFRGEALASMTYVGHVTVTTITEGQLHGYRVSYRDGVMENDPKPCAAVKGTQVMVENLFYNMVARRKTLQNSNDDYPKIVDFISRFAVHHINVNFSCRKHGSNRADVHSASTSSRIDAIRNVYGASVVRDLMEIEVSDENAVDEIFRMDGFISNANYVAKKTTMILFINDRLVDCTSLKRAIEFVYSAILPQASKPFIYMSINLPPEHVDVNIHPTKKEVSLLNQERIIEMIKDAIEEKLMNCNTTRIFQTQAVNTSALTQASTQKEKGTEVSTPTGAKSQKIPSQMVRTDPRDPSGRLHTYWHGQSSNLEKKSDLVSVRNVVRSRRNPKDAGDLSSRHELLTEIDTNLHSGLLDIVKNCTYVGVADEVFALIQHNTRLYLVNVVNVSKELMYQQALCRFGNFNAIQLSEPAPLRELMMMALKDDESISDENDKEKLEIAEVNTEILKENAEMINEYFSIHIDQSGYMGC, from the exons ATGGACGTCGACGACCCGACGCCGCGCGGCGGCGGGGAACCGCCCCGCATCCGGCGGCTGGAGGAGTCGGTGGTGAACCGCATCGCCGCGGGGGAGGTGATCCAGCGGCCGTCCTCGGCGGTGAAGGAGCTCGTCGAGAACAGCATCGACGCCGGCGCGTCCACCGTCTCCGTCACCGTCAAGGACGGCGGCCTCAAGCTCATCCAGGTCTCCGACGACGGCCACGGCATCCGG TTTGAGGACTTGCCAATACTGTGTGAGAGGCATACTACCTCCAAGTTGTCTGCATACGAGGATCTGCAGACGATTACATCCATGGGGTTCAGAGGAGAGGCTTTGGCCAGTATGACTTACGTTGGCCATGTTACCGTGACAACAATAACGGAAGGCCAACTGCACGGCTACAG GGTGTCATATAGGGATGGAGTAATGGAGAATGACCCGAAGCCATGTGCTGCAGTTAAAGGAACTCAAGTCATG GTTGAAAATTTATTTTACAATATGGTAGCTCGCAGGAAAACATTGCAGAACTCCAATGATGACTATCCCAAGATAGTGGACTTCATCAGTCGGTTTGCAGTCCATCACATCAACGTGAATTTCTCGTGTAGAAAG CATGGATCCAATAGAGCAGATGTTCATAGTGCAAGCACGTCTTCAAGGATAGATGCTATCAGGAATGTCTATGGGGCTTCTGTTGTCCGTGATCTGATGGAAATAGAGGTTTCAGATGAGAATGCTGTAGATGAAATATTCAGGATGGATGGTTTCATCTCAAATGCTAACTATGTGGCAAAGAAGACTACTATGATTCTTTTCATAAATG ATAGGCTTGTAGACTGCACTTCTTTGAAAAGAGCTATTGAATTTGTGTACTCTGCAATATTGCCTCAAGCATCTAAACCCTTCATATACATGTCCATCAATCTTCCACCAGAACATGTGGATGTCAATATACATCCAACCAAAAAAGAG GTTAGCCTCTTGAATCAAGAGCGTATTATTGAAATGATTAAAGATGCTATTGAGGAAAAGCTGATGAATTGTAATACCACAAGGATATTCCAAACTCAG GCAGTAAATACTTCAGCACTTACTCAAGCTAGCACACAAAAGGAGAAAGGTACTGAGGTCAGCACGCCTACTG GAGCAAAATCTCAAAAGATTCCGAGCCAAATGGTCAGAACAGATCCACGTGATCCTTCTGGAAGGCTGCACACTTATTGGCATGGGCAATCTTCAAATCTTGAAAAGAAATCTGACCTTGTTTCCGTAAG AAATGTTGTAAGATCAAGAAGAAATCCAAAAGATGCTGGTGATTTGTCCAGTCGTCATGAGCTTCTTACAGAAATAGATACAAATTTACATTCTG GACTTCTGGATATTGTTAAGAACTGCACATATGTTGGAGTTGCGGATGAAGTCTTCGCTTTGATACAGCACAATACGCGCTTATACCTTGTGAATGTGGTAAATGTTAG TAAAGAACTCATGTACCAACAAGCTTTGTGCCGTTTTGGAAACTTCAATGCTATACAACTCAGTGAACCAGCTCCGCTTCGGGAGTTGATGATGATGGCTCTGAAAGATGACGAATCAATTAGTGATGAAAATGACAAGGAGAAACTGGAAATTGCAGAA GTGAACACTGAGATCTTGAAAGAAAATGCTGAGATGATTAATGAGTACTTCTCTATTCACATTGACCAAAGCG GTTACATGGGATGTTGA
- the LOC124663369 gene encoding DNA mismatch repair protein MLH1-like isoform X1, giving the protein MDVDDPTPRGGGEPPRIRRLEESVVNRIAAGEVIQRPSSAVKELVENSIDAGASTVSVTVKDGGLKLIQVSDDGHGIRFEDLPILCERHTTSKLSAYEDLQTITSMGFRGEALASMTYVGHVTVTTITEGQLHGYRVSYRDGVMENDPKPCAAVKGTQVMVENLFYNMVARRKTLQNSNDDYPKIVDFISRFAVHHINVNFSCRKHGSNRADVHSASTSSRIDAIRNVYGASVVRDLMEIEVSDENAVDEIFRMDGFISNANYVAKKTTMILFINDRLVDCTSLKRAIEFVYSAILPQASKPFIYMSINLPPEHVDVNIHPTKKEVSLLNQERIIEMIKDAIEEKLMNCNTTRIFQTQAVNTSALTQASTQKEKGTEVSTPTGAKSQKIPSQMVRTDPRDPSGRLHTYWHGQSSNLEKKSDLVSVRNVVRSRRNPKDAGDLSSRHELLTEIDTNLHSGLLDIVKNCTYVGVADEVFALIQHNTRLYLVNVVNVSKELMYQQALCRFGNFNAIQLSEPAPLRELMMMALKDDESISDENDKEKLEIAEVNTEILKENAEMINEYFSIHIDQSGNLTRLPVVLDQYTPDMDRLPEFALTLGNDVTWDVERDCFRTAAAAIGNFYALHPPILPNPSGNGIQLYKKNKDCMASGERDNDSTNTDEDEIDQELLAEAEAAWAQREWTIQHVLFPSMRLFLKPPKSMATDGTFVQVASLEKLYKIFERC; this is encoded by the exons ATGGACGTCGACGACCCGACGCCGCGCGGCGGCGGGGAACCGCCCCGCATCCGGCGGCTGGAGGAGTCGGTGGTGAACCGCATCGCCGCGGGGGAGGTGATCCAGCGGCCGTCCTCGGCGGTGAAGGAGCTCGTCGAGAACAGCATCGACGCCGGCGCGTCCACCGTCTCCGTCACCGTCAAGGACGGCGGCCTCAAGCTCATCCAGGTCTCCGACGACGGCCACGGCATCCGG TTTGAGGACTTGCCAATACTGTGTGAGAGGCATACTACCTCCAAGTTGTCTGCATACGAGGATCTGCAGACGATTACATCCATGGGGTTCAGAGGAGAGGCTTTGGCCAGTATGACTTACGTTGGCCATGTTACCGTGACAACAATAACGGAAGGCCAACTGCACGGCTACAG GGTGTCATATAGGGATGGAGTAATGGAGAATGACCCGAAGCCATGTGCTGCAGTTAAAGGAACTCAAGTCATG GTTGAAAATTTATTTTACAATATGGTAGCTCGCAGGAAAACATTGCAGAACTCCAATGATGACTATCCCAAGATAGTGGACTTCATCAGTCGGTTTGCAGTCCATCACATCAACGTGAATTTCTCGTGTAGAAAG CATGGATCCAATAGAGCAGATGTTCATAGTGCAAGCACGTCTTCAAGGATAGATGCTATCAGGAATGTCTATGGGGCTTCTGTTGTCCGTGATCTGATGGAAATAGAGGTTTCAGATGAGAATGCTGTAGATGAAATATTCAGGATGGATGGTTTCATCTCAAATGCTAACTATGTGGCAAAGAAGACTACTATGATTCTTTTCATAAATG ATAGGCTTGTAGACTGCACTTCTTTGAAAAGAGCTATTGAATTTGTGTACTCTGCAATATTGCCTCAAGCATCTAAACCCTTCATATACATGTCCATCAATCTTCCACCAGAACATGTGGATGTCAATATACATCCAACCAAAAAAGAG GTTAGCCTCTTGAATCAAGAGCGTATTATTGAAATGATTAAAGATGCTATTGAGGAAAAGCTGATGAATTGTAATACCACAAGGATATTCCAAACTCAG GCAGTAAATACTTCAGCACTTACTCAAGCTAGCACACAAAAGGAGAAAGGTACTGAGGTCAGCACGCCTACTG GAGCAAAATCTCAAAAGATTCCGAGCCAAATGGTCAGAACAGATCCACGTGATCCTTCTGGAAGGCTGCACACTTATTGGCATGGGCAATCTTCAAATCTTGAAAAGAAATCTGACCTTGTTTCCGTAAG AAATGTTGTAAGATCAAGAAGAAATCCAAAAGATGCTGGTGATTTGTCCAGTCGTCATGAGCTTCTTACAGAAATAGATACAAATTTACATTCTG GACTTCTGGATATTGTTAAGAACTGCACATATGTTGGAGTTGCGGATGAAGTCTTCGCTTTGATACAGCACAATACGCGCTTATACCTTGTGAATGTGGTAAATGTTAG TAAAGAACTCATGTACCAACAAGCTTTGTGCCGTTTTGGAAACTTCAATGCTATACAACTCAGTGAACCAGCTCCGCTTCGGGAGTTGATGATGATGGCTCTGAAAGATGACGAATCAATTAGTGATGAAAATGACAAGGAGAAACTGGAAATTGCAGAA GTGAACACTGAGATCTTGAAAGAAAATGCTGAGATGATTAATGAGTACTTCTCTATTCACATTGACCAAAGCGGTAACTTGACCAGACTTCCTGTTGTACTTGATCAGTACACGCCTGATATGGATCGTCTTCCAGAGTTCGCGTTAACTTTGGGAAATGAT GTTACATGGGATGTTGAAAGAGACTGCTTCAGGACGGCAGCTGCTGCTATTGGAAACTTCTATGCACTTCATCCTCCCATCCTTCCAAATCCATCTGGCAACGGCATTCAGTTATACAAGAAAAATAAAGATTGCATGGCAAGTGGTGAACGTGATAATGATTCAACAAATACAG ATGAAGATGAGATTGATCAAGAactgctcgcggaagccgaggcagcaTGGGCTCAACGCGAGTGGACCATTCAGCATGTCTTGTTTCCATCCATGCGACTTTTCCTGAAGCCTCCGAAGTCGATGGCAACCGATGGAACGTTTGTGCAG GTTGCTTCTCTGGAGAAACTTTACAAGATTTTTGAAAGATGCTAG
- the LOC124663173 gene encoding lipid droplet-associated hydrolase-like: protein MERAGLLAPFPPREQATARVCMVSSFATELLQIRSREPSPPLHVLVIPGNPGIVGFYKDFVEALYENLGGQASVTAIGHISHGQKDCERGRLFSLQEQIDHKVDFLEQEVLHTEQSIILVGHSIGAYIGLEIFKRLQKKVTFFVGLYPFLSLNKSSMKQSTIGYIARSSLLSKGVSLLVSFIGSLQPSVTRSIVRRFLGSSWSAAAVDAGCSHLLQYHTMHNVLFMAKTEFLKLHEKPDWNFIRAKQDQIAFLFGVDDHWGPLAHMEEISKHAPGVALSVEKEGHTHGYCCTEAGSFWVADYVANLIKNQMIIRDT from the exons ATGGAGAGAGCGGGGCTCCTCGCGCCGTTCCCTCCGAGGGAGCAGGCCACGGCCAGGGTGTGCATGGTCTCCAG CTTCGCGACGGAGTTGCTTCAGATAAGATCCAGAGAGCCATCGCCGCCGCTCCACGTGCTAGTCATCCCCGGCAATCCAG GTATTGTTGGATTCTACAAGGACTTTGTTGAAGCCCTCTACGAAAACCTTGGTGGGCAGGCATCTGTTACGG CAATAGGGCACATTTCACATGGCCAGAAG GATTGTGAGCGTGGAAGATTATTTTCGTTGCAGGAACAGATTGATCACAAG GTTGATTTTCTTGAGCAAGAGGTTCTGCATACAGAGCAATCAATAATTCTG GTGGGTCATTCTATTGGTGCATACATAGGTCTGGAGATATTCAAGAGACTCCAGAAAAAG GTGACCTTTTTTGTAGGGCTATACCCATTTTTGTCATTAAACAAGAGCTCTATGAAGCAATCAACAATTGGATATATTGCAAG GTCATCTCTCCTTAGTAAAGGGGTTAGTTTGCTTGTGTCTTTTATTGGCTCACTCCAACCTTCAGTTACAAGGAGCATTGTGAGACGGTTCCTTGGATCTTCTTGGTCTGCAGCCGCTGTCGATGCTGGTTGTAGCCATCTCTTGCAG TACCACACGATGCACAATGTGCTTTTCATGGCAAAGACAGAATTCCTAAAG CTTCATGAAAAACCGGACTGGAATTTCATTAGAGCAAAACAAGACCAAATTGCTTTTCTGTTTGGTGTGGATGATCACTGGGGTCCTTTAGCTCACATGGAAGAG ATCTCAAAGCATGCTCCTGGGGTTGCCTTGTCGGTCGAGAAAGAAGGTCACACACATGGCTACTGCTGCACGGAGGCTGGGTCCTTCTGGGTTGCTGACTATGTTGCGAACTTGATTAAAAACCAAATGATCATCAGAGATACCTGA
- the LOC124662260 gene encoding pentatricopeptide repeat-containing protein At3g13880-like, whose translation MLSFLRNTERRYVPSSSFRPAGPARRSLYATGASSSMPSHAASTTSAPAQCHATPPPPFPSKDAYYLHLLRSGSTPRHAAAVHAHIARAHPSPSLFLRNTLLAAYCRLGPLPARRLLDEMPRVNAVSFNLLIDAYSRAGQPDASLSTFKRARHAAGVKADRFTYTAALTACSRAERVREGKAVHALAVLEGLAGGVFVSNSLLSMYARCGDMCGARRAFDAAQERDDVSWNSLVSGYVRAGARDEMLEVFALMRRCGMGLNSFALGSVIKCCSGSGDSVMGIAAAVHGCVVKAGLDSDVFLLSAMVDMYAKRGALAEAVALFKSVPDPNVVVFNAMIAGLCRDEAAVGKGVLREALSLYSEVQSRGTEPTEFTFPSIIRACNLAGDLEFGKQIHGQVLKHCFQGDDFVGSALIDLYLNSGCVEDGFRCFRSVLKQDVVTWTAMISGCVQNELFVRALTLFHELLGAGLKPDPFTISSVMNACASLAVARTGEQIQCFATKSGFGRFTALGNSCIHMYARSGDVDAAIRRFQEMELHDVVSWSAIISSHAQHGCAREALQFFNEMVDAKVVPNEITFLAVLTACSHGGLVDEGLRYYEIMKKEYGLSPTTEHCTCVVDLLGRAGRLADAEAFVRDSIFHDEPIIWRSLLASCRIHRDMERGQLVADRIMELEPASSASYVNLYNMYLDAGDLSLASKIRDLMKERGVKKEPGLSWIELKSGVHSFVAGDKSHPESNAVYTKLAEMLSKIDKLTTNDTISIVSDEITGKEQNWMNCHSEKLAVALGMIHLPQSAPIRVMKNLRVCRDCHLTMKLISKSESREIILRDAIRFHHFRDGSCSCGDYW comes from the exons ATGCTGAGCTTCCTCCGCAACACTGAGCGCCGCTATGTTCCCAGCTCCTCCTTCCGCCCGGCCGGCCCCGCTCGCCGCAGCCTGTACGCCACGGGCGCATCCTCCTCCATGCCGTCGCACGcagcctccaccacctccgctcCTGCTCAATGccacgccacgccgccgccgccgttcccgTCCAAGGACGCGTActacctccacctcctccgctcCGGCTCCAcgccgcgccacgccgccgccgtgcACGCCCACATCGCGCGCGCGCACCCTTCCCCGTCCCTCTTCCTCCGCAACACCCTCCTGGCCGCCTACTGCCGCCTCGGCCCGCTCCCCGCGCGCCgcctgctcgacgaaatgcccCGCGTCAACGCCGTCTCCTTCAACCTCCTCATCGACGCCTACTCCCGCGCCGGCCAGCCCGACGCCTCTCTCTCGACCTTCAAGCGTGCCCGCCACGCCGCCGGCGTCAAGGCCGACCGGTTCACGTACACGGCCGCACTCACCGCATGCTCGCGGGCAGAGCGCGTGCGGGAGGGCAAGGCGGTGCACGCGCTGGCCGTCCTCGAGGGGCTCGCCGGGGGCGTGTTCGTCTCCAACTCGCTCCTCAGCATGTACGCCAGGTGCGGCGACATGTGCGGGGCCAGGCGGGCGTTCGACGCCGCCCAGGAGCGGGACGACGTCTCGTGGAACTCGCTGGTCTCCGGGTACGTGCGCGCCGGCGCGCGCGACGAGATGCTGGAGGTGTTTGCTCTGATGCGCCGGTGCGGCATGGGGCTGAATTCTTTCGCTCTTGGCAGCGTCATCAAGTGCTGCTCCGGTAGCGGTGACTCCGTGATGGGTATCGCGGCTGCGGTTCATGGATGTGTGGTCAAGGCTGGGCTGGATTCCGACGTGTTTCTTCTGAGCGCGATGGTTGACATGTATGCCAAGAGAGGCGCGTTGGCTGAAGCTGTCGCGCTCTTTAAGTCGGTGCCTGACCCCAATGTGGTTGTGTTCAACGCCATGATCGCGGGGCTGTGTCGTGATGAGGCTGCAGTTGGTAAGGGAGTCTTGAGGGAGGCCTTAAGTCTGTATTCGGAAGTGCAGAGTCGAGGAACGGAGCCTACTGAGTTCACATTCCCCAGCATCATTCGAGCATGTAACCTTGCAGGCGACCTTGAATTCGGgaaacagatacatgggcaagtgCTGAAGCACTGTTTCCAGGGAGATGACTTCGTTGGGAGCGCACTCATTGACTTGTACCTCAACTCTGGCTGTGTGGAAGATGGATTCAGGTGTTTCAGATCTGTTCTGAAGCAAGATGTTGTCACCTGGACGGCGATGATTTCAGGGTGTGTCCAAAATGAGCTTTTCGTGAGGGCGCTGACCTTGTTCCATGAATTGTTAGGTGCTGGACTGAAACCTGATCCTTTCACTATATCGAGTGTGATGAATGCATGTGCCAGTTTGGCTGTTGCAAGGACTGGCGAGCAGATTCAGTGCTTTGCCACGAAATCTGGTTTTGGACGGTTCACTGCCTTGGGGAACTCTTGCATACATATGTATGCTAGGTCAGGGGATGTTGATGCTGCAATTCGGAGGTTTCAGGAAATGGAATTGCATGATGTTGTCTCTTGGTCTGCAATAATATCAAGCCATGCACAACATGGCTGTGCAAGGGAGGCtttacagtttttcaatgaaatggTGGATGCAAAAGTGGTGCCAAATGAGATTACTTTTCTCGCTGTCCTTACTGCATGTAGTCATGGAGGATTGGTTGATGAGGGACTCAG GTATTATGAAATCATGAAAAAGGAATATGGGTTGAGCCCAACCACAGAGCATTGTACATGTGTTGTTGATCTCCTTGGACGAGCTGGGAGATTAGCTGATGCTGAGGCTTTTGTAAGGGATTCAATATTCCATGACGAACCTATCATCTGGCGGTCTTTGCTAGCGTCATGTCGTATCCACCGAGACATGGAGAGAGGTCAACTTGTTGCCGATAGGATAATGGAACTAGAGCCTGCTTCCTCGGCATCCTATGTAAATCTCTACAACATGTACCTGGATGCCGGGGATCTCTCCTTAGCTTCAAAAATTAGAGATTTGATGAAAGAGCGAGGCGTGAAGAAAGAACCTGGTCTTAGTTGGATCGAACTAAAGTCTGGAGTTCACTCTTTTGTTGCGGGTGACAAGTCCCATCCAGAGAGCAATGCAGTATACACGAAACTTGCAGAGATGCTTTCCAAGATTGATAAattgacaaccaatgatactatcAGCATTGTGTCAGATGAAATCACTGGAAAAGAGCAAAATTGGATGAATTGCCACAGTGAGAAACTAGCTGTGGCATTGGGAATGATTCATTTACCACAGTCAGCACCTATACGAGTAATGAAGAACTTGAGAGTCTGCCGTGACTGCCACCTGACTATGAAGTTAATATCCAAGAGCGAAAGTAGAGAGATCATCTTGAGAGACGCGATTCGCTTCCATCACTTCAGAGATGGCTCATGCTCCTGTGGCGATTACTGGTAA